In a genomic window of Candidatus Bathyarchaeum sp.:
- a CDS encoding right-handed parallel beta-helix repeat-containing protein produces MKTSSRSLVSSVFLFLMSSFLFVSAASANYYPDPGPDIPRIYIRNSGDVEPATGLIEKTGNIYKLTGNITNYTLEIQCDNIVLDGNGYAIQGNASRIKGYGDGNNGVVVDNQKNVTIKNIAFEQGETGARISTCSSINIIGCSFSNGICTGILIQDSIQILIENNNLIELNTGFGAPAVMLNGAQITLRNNTVIGSGYGITITGSSNLITENTFECLLPIEMDTANANIISLNTISGPTSWPGQDSVTGWEGIMLDRLCSNNLIFGNTITGFSGQAIRTISSCSNNTFYGNYIANTGTAIVLQDGATDNTFYGNVFASDSCIVRIDDGVEGTSWDNGTIGNYWRDYNGTDVNEDGIGDTPYTITAVTWDTDTGSDVNFVTGYDNYPLMEPITVPEFSSWTILPVFLTVTSVVLLFRNKSC; encoded by the coding sequence ATGAAAACGTCTTCCCGTAGCTTAGTGTCAAGCGTGTTTTTGTTTTTGATGTCTAGTTTTTTGTTCGTAAGTGCTGCATCTGCAAATTATTATCCAGACCCGGGTCCGGACATTCCACGAATTTACATACGAAATAGTGGTGATGTTGAACCTGCGACTGGGCTGATTGAGAAAACGGGCAACATCTACAAACTGACAGGAAACATTACTAATTACACCCTTGAGATTCAATGCGACAACATTGTTTTGGATGGAAACGGGTATGCTATTCAAGGAAATGCAAGCAGAATCAAGGGGTACGGCGACGGAAACAATGGAGTAGTAGTGGACAACCAAAAGAATGTGACAATTAAAAACATAGCTTTTGAGCAAGGGGAAACAGGCGCCAGAATCTCAACCTGTTCAAGCATAAACATAATTGGGTGCTCGTTTAGTAACGGAATCTGCACGGGAATACTCATTCAAGATTCCATTCAAATCCTAATTGAAAACAACAACTTAATCGAGTTAAACACCGGCTTTGGTGCTCCTGCTGTGATGCTAAATGGTGCACAAATCACGTTAAGAAACAACACGGTAATTGGTAGTGGATATGGAATAACAATCACAGGTTCATCAAACCTGATAACAGAAAACACGTTTGAATGCTTGCTTCCAATAGAAATGGACACCGCAAACGCGAACATAATTTCACTGAACACAATTTCAGGACCAACTAGCTGGCCAGGCCAAGACTCAGTCACAGGCTGGGAAGGCATAATGCTCGACCGTTTGTGCTCTAATAATCTAATCTTTGGAAACACCATAACAGGATTTTCAGGTCAGGCAATTAGAACGATTTCTAGTTGCTCAAACAACACGTTTTATGGCAACTACATAGCAAACACTGGAACTGCGATTGTTCTTCAAGATGGAGCCACAGACAACACATTTTACGGTAACGTTTTCGCTTCAGACTCATGCATAGTCAGAATAGATGATGGCGTAGAAGGCACTTCATGGGACAACGGAACCATAGGCAACTACTGGAGAGACTACAATGGAACAGACGTTAACGAAGACGGCATAGGAGACACACCATACACGATAACCGCAGTTACATGGGACACCGATACAGGAAGCGACGTAAACTTTGTCACTGGCTACGACAACTACCCCCTTATGGAACCAATTACAGTCCCCGAGTTTTCATCATGGACAATTCTGCCCGTATTCCTGACTGTAACTAGTGTGGTTTTGCTTTTTAGAAATAAATCATGCTGA
- a CDS encoding PQQ-binding-like beta-propeller repeat protein produces MVHITVTFGGFKTKKNPSVYFGVALTLVALLLVSNFVFVSSFYTSTVMAQQTTEIHTQNLLQYEWTQVSGNADNARFSESPAPSTSDVLWKVDITNLHSYISAFNGMVFVCSDTTVYALDPNTGDTIWETQIEMKGTWPIVYKIDSAHMVVEGTCLDPQTGEILWTSSSFCADTGLYDNQVYSPEEKMFYIKKLSYIEAWNFSDPSKPPTFVWETYIPGSGRVGIGLAYGDGKIFPGSFQSMQLALDAKTGEVLWTTRTKAPMIFSGSYSDGRFVRGGTDDNTMYCFNATTGDILWTYTPDTDGYFTAGTAVAYGMVYEPNKDGSVYAINLQTGELVWNYQGPGTMLFPGMATVADGKVYVTSGQDASFGQETGESEFVCLDAFTGEVIWSLPIEAFAPRESVIVAYGKLFVIPSDITTAIDSLSGNEYDSTAQLWAFGTVSDVSGASWPMFRNDAVRSSVGNEGPSSLQMVWSYPTEGAVISSPSVVNGVVYAGSQDMSIYAVNAYSGDLVWKYQTNGTIESSPAVVDGKAYVVSDDGFLYCLDAYQGYLIWKSHINADLPVISGAAVMLRSSPAVVDKIVYVGSVDGTLYAFNTDNGELVWAYETGGIIKSSPTVVDGAVYFTSEEPDEGGVYKLNAKTGSLLWRKGLQYNRPYIGGSDMQCTPTVADGMVFVSSNVRDYYALDTDDGETIWKYSNEGAVEFIVSSPIYVDGQVYIIDKFDVACLDAKTGEKQWRSYSGDELYVSPSYANGKIYLATSQRHIFIIDTTTTNKTLAVTTPAVSWSSPAVVDGHLYIGNNDWNIYCFGDINASDSSAFSYDAVVYTVIVAAVIVVAVYGYFKLYKKQ; encoded by the coding sequence TTGGTTCACATAACGGTAACTTTTGGAGGCTTTAAAACGAAAAAAAATCCGTCTGTTTACTTTGGCGTTGCTCTTACTTTGGTTGCTTTATTGTTAGTTTCAAACTTTGTTTTTGTTTCAAGTTTTTACACGAGCACGGTTATGGCTCAACAAACAACAGAAATCCACACCCAAAATCTTCTACAGTACGAATGGACCCAGGTAAGCGGAAACGCAGACAACGCAAGGTTTTCTGAAAGTCCAGCGCCTTCTACGTCGGATGTTCTTTGGAAAGTTGACATAACTAACCTTCACAGTTACATTTCTGCCTTTAACGGTATGGTGTTTGTTTGCTCTGACACCACAGTTTATGCCCTTGACCCCAACACTGGAGATACAATCTGGGAAACTCAAATAGAAATGAAAGGAACTTGGCCCATAGTCTACAAAATTGACAGCGCCCACATGGTAGTGGAGGGAACATGTCTAGACCCTCAAACAGGTGAAATCTTGTGGACCAGCAGTTCATTTTGTGCGGACACTGGCTTGTATGACAACCAGGTTTACAGTCCTGAAGAAAAAATGTTTTACATCAAGAAACTGTCCTACATTGAAGCGTGGAACTTTTCTGACCCCTCTAAACCTCCGACCTTTGTGTGGGAAACCTACATCCCCGGCAGCGGCAGAGTTGGTATTGGCCTAGCTTATGGGGATGGGAAAATTTTTCCGGGTTCTTTCCAGTCCATGCAGTTGGCTTTAGATGCCAAAACTGGCGAAGTTCTTTGGACCACCCGAACCAAGGCGCCCATGATTTTTTCGGGTTCGTATTCTGACGGCAGATTTGTTCGGGGTGGAACTGATGACAACACTATGTACTGCTTTAATGCCACAACTGGAGATATTTTGTGGACTTATACTCCAGATACGGATGGTTACTTTACTGCGGGAACTGCAGTTGCGTATGGCATGGTATATGAGCCCAACAAGGACGGAAGCGTCTACGCCATAAACCTGCAAACAGGCGAGCTAGTTTGGAACTATCAAGGCCCCGGAACTATGCTGTTTCCGGGTATGGCAACAGTTGCAGATGGTAAGGTTTACGTGACCAGTGGCCAAGATGCGTCTTTTGGCCAGGAAACTGGAGAATCCGAGTTTGTTTGTTTGGATGCTTTTACTGGTGAAGTTATCTGGTCTTTGCCCATTGAGGCTTTTGCGCCTCGGGAGTCTGTGATTGTGGCTTACGGTAAACTGTTTGTTATTCCAAGCGACATCACCACAGCCATTGATTCCTTGTCCGGAAACGAGTACGACAGCACGGCACAGCTTTGGGCTTTTGGCACAGTTTCTGATGTTTCTGGAGCTTCGTGGCCTATGTTCAGAAATGATGCTGTAAGATCGTCTGTTGGTAATGAGGGGCCTTCTAGTTTGCAGATGGTTTGGAGTTATCCAACTGAAGGCGCAGTGATTTCTTCTCCTAGCGTGGTTAATGGGGTTGTTTATGCGGGTTCTCAGGACATGAGCATTTACGCTGTTAATGCATACAGTGGCGATTTGGTTTGGAAGTACCAAACAAACGGAACTATCGAGTCCAGCCCAGCAGTGGTAGATGGTAAGGCGTATGTTGTTAGTGATGATGGTTTTCTGTACTGTTTGGATGCGTATCAGGGTTACTTGATCTGGAAAAGCCACATCAACGCTGATTTGCCTGTGATTTCTGGGGCGGCGGTTATGTTGCGATCATCTCCTGCGGTGGTGGACAAGATTGTGTATGTGGGCTCGGTGGATGGAACCCTGTATGCTTTCAATACCGACAACGGTGAACTGGTTTGGGCCTATGAAACTGGGGGGATAATAAAGTCGTCTCCTACAGTTGTTGATGGTGCCGTGTATTTCACTTCCGAGGAACCTGACGAAGGTGGAGTTTACAAACTGAACGCCAAGACTGGAAGTCTGCTCTGGAGAAAAGGCTTGCAGTATAATCGTCCTTACATTGGAGGAAGCGACATGCAGTGCACTCCTACGGTTGCCGATGGTATGGTGTTTGTTTCCAGTAACGTGCGGGACTATTATGCCTTAGACACAGATGACGGGGAAACCATATGGAAGTATTCAAACGAAGGCGCAGTGGAGTTCATTGTTTCTTCTCCAATCTATGTGGATGGTCAAGTCTACATTATCGACAAGTTTGATGTTGCCTGTCTGGACGCAAAAACAGGAGAGAAACAGTGGCGGTCATATTCAGGAGATGAACTTTATGTCTCGCCCTCTTATGCCAACGGAAAAATTTACCTGGCAACCAGTCAACGCCACATCTTCATCATCGACACCACGACAACCAACAAAACTTTGGCAGTTACTACTCCTGCGGTGAGTTGGTCGTCTCCTGCGGTGGTTGATGGACACCTTTACATTGGAAACAACGACTGGAACATCTACTGCTTTGGTGACATCAACGCCAGTGACTCTTCTGCATTTTCCTACGATGCAGTTGTGTACACCGTAATTGTCGCTGCGGTGATCGTGGTGGCAGTTTATGGATATTTCAAGTTGTACAAAAAACAGTGA
- a CDS encoding Lrp/AsnC family transcriptional regulator — translation MDTEILIAVKTTPYNLSIFGDNKEIHNNGITEQKKDKTSKKIKIDETDKQIIEQLAINGRTAFSRIAKEIGSSTDQVIKRYKRLVKNNLIWVTVQINPLKLGYNAFGVFSLTFSKNNLIESLKYIKNIKNVNLLIQSMGKHDLYLYIMIKDIDGFLNETKEIMKIPGIIKAECDITRLFEVWPPREIFMQSSIF, via the coding sequence GTGGACACAGAAATTCTCATTGCAGTAAAAACAACACCATATAATCTTTCAATTTTTGGCGACAATAAAGAAATTCATAATAACGGAATTACAGAACAAAAAAAAGATAAAACCAGTAAAAAAATCAAGATCGATGAAACAGACAAACAAATTATTGAACAGCTTGCAATTAACGGACGGACAGCATTTAGTAGAATTGCAAAAGAGATTGGTTCATCCACAGACCAAGTAATAAAAAGGTACAAGCGATTAGTAAAAAATAATTTGATATGGGTTACAGTTCAAATTAATCCTTTAAAACTGGGTTACAATGCTTTTGGAGTTTTTAGCTTAACATTTTCAAAAAACAATCTAATTGAAAGTTTAAAATATATAAAAAATATTAAAAATGTTAATCTTTTAATTCAATCTATGGGGAAACACGATTTATATTTATACATAATGATAAAGGACATTGATGGATTTTTAAATGAAACCAAGGAAATAATGAAGATACCGGGAATAATCAAGGCTGAATGTGACATTACAAGGTTGTTTGAAGTATGGCCACCTAGAGAAATCTTCATGCAATCCAGCATTTTTTGA